The Bos taurus isolate L1 Dominette 01449 registration number 42190680 breed Hereford chromosome 18, ARS-UCD2.0, whole genome shotgun sequence genome has a window encoding:
- the LOC101902926 gene encoding zinc finger protein 665 isoform X2 — protein sequence MHILAKLDLKVKASGRSKIHYGLELSYVSQIRMIKKLQAKGNSGKEEIFQRVVFGRAESHEIEDFFLRKIQENMYDFECLWTDDERNDRGTSISHNNNLTDRRDHDSRSDAGNKPVERHGSSFQDQLQILESEGTVSECSQVVVNINSSASGLPPQRTRSVHKGNSHKHESGVIHPSELVPDQEAHKKNTYSCNECNITFLQDSELSRHQRIHTGRKAYKCNICCKAFNDKSTLIVHQRNHTGEKPYKCDVCGHCFKQHTHLQHHRRVHTGEKPYKCDVCGKAFSRKARRTVHQTLHTGEKPYTCEVCGRGYTRKSHLGIHWRVHTGEKPYKCDVCGKAFSVNERLVVHRRVHTGEKPYKCDVCGKAFSVNVRLVVHRRVHTGEKPYKCDVCGKAFSVNVRLVVHQRVHTGEKPYTCEVCGCGYTQKSIFLIHQRIHTEEKPYKCDVCGKAFSVNSRLVVHQRVHTGEKPYKCNVCGKAFSRKARCTVHQTLHTGEKPYTCEVCGRGYTRKSILVIHWRMHTGEKPYKCDVCGKAFSLNSRLVVHRRVHTGEKPYKCDLCGKAFSLNARLVVHRRVHTGEKPYKCDLCGKAFSLNSRLVVHRRVHTGEKPYKCDVCGKAFSLNSRLVVHQRVHTGEKPYKCDVCGKAFSQKARCTVHQTLHTGEKPYTCEVCGRGYTQKSKLVVHGRIHTGEKPFKCDVCGKAFSVNARLVIHRRLHTGEKPYKCDVCGKAFSVNARLVVHRRVHTGEKPYKCDMCGKAFSRNSGLVVHQRVHTGEKPCKCDVCGQAFGQNSILSIHKRIHTGEKPYKCNN from the coding sequence ATGTGTCTCAAATACGTATGATCAAGAAATTACAGGCAAAAGGAAACAGTGGTAAAGAAGAAATTTTTCAAAGAGTAGTGTTTGGAAGAGCTGAAAGCCATGAAATTGAAGATTTTTTCCTCAGAAAGATACAGGAAAATATGTATGATTTTGAGTGTCTGTGGACAGATGATGAAAGAAATGACAGAGGAACATCTATATCCCATAACAACAATCTCACCGATAGAAGAGATCATGATAGTAGAAGTGATGCAGGAAATAAGCCTGTTGAAAGGCATGGATCAAGCTTTCAGGATCAGTTGCAGATACTTGAATCTGAAGGGACAGTTTCTGAATGTAGTCAGGTTGTGGTGAATATCAACAGTAGCGCCTCAGGTTTACCACCTCAGAGAACTCGTAGTGTCCATAAAGGCAATTCTCATAAACATGAGAGTGGTGTTATACATCCCTCAGAACTGGTACCAGACCAGGAAGCACACAAGAAAAACACTTACAGTTGTAATGAGTGtaacataacttttcttcaggACTCAGAACTCTCTAGACATCAAAGAATCCATACAGGAAGAAAAGCATATAAATGTAACATATGTTGTAAGGCTTTTAATGATAAATCGACCCTTATAGTTCATCAGAGAAATCATACTGGAgaaaaaccatataaatgtgatgtatgtggccATTGCTTTAAACAGCATACACACCTTCAACATCATCGgcgagttcatactggagagaaaccatataaatgtgatgtgtgtggaAAGGCCTTTAGTCGAAAAGCAAGGCGTACAGTTCATCAGAcccttcatactggagagaaaccgtATACATGTGAAGTATGTGGCCGTGGCTATACTCGAAAGTCACACCTTGGAATTCATTggagagttcatactggagagaaaccatataaatgtgatgtatgtggcaaggcctttagtGTAAATGAAAGGCTTGTAGTTCATCggagagttcatactggagagaaaccatataaatgtgatgtgtgtggcaaggcctttagtGTAAATGTAAGGCTTGTAGTTCATCGGAGAGtacatactggagagaaaccatataaatgtgatgtgtgtggcaaggcctttagtGTAAATGTAAGGCTTGTAGTTCATCAGAGAGtacatactggagagaaaccgtATACATGTGAAGTATGTGGTTGTGGCTATACTCAAAAgtcaatatttttaattcatcagagaattcatactgaagagaaaccatataaatgtgatgtatgtggcaaggcctttagtGTAAATTCAAGGCTTGTAGTTCATCAGAGAGtacatactggagagaaaccatataaatgtaatGTGTGTGGAAAGGCCTTTAGTCGAAAAGCAAGGTGTACAGTTCATCAGAcccttcatactggagagaaaccatatacaTGTGAAGTATGCGGCCGTGGCTATACTCGAAAGTCAATACTTGTAATTCATTGGAGAATGCATAccggagagaaaccatataaatgtgatgtatgtggcaaggcctttagtCTAAATTCAAGGCTTGTAGTTCATCGGAGAGtacatactggagagaaaccatataaatgtgatctatgtggcaaggcctttagtCTAAATGCAAGACTTGTAGTTCATCggagagttcatactggagagaaaccatataaatgtgatctatgtggcaaggcctttagtCTAAATTCAAGGCTTGTAGTTCATCGGAGAGtacatactggagagaaaccatataaatgtgatgtatgtggcaaggcctttagtCTAAATTCAAGGCTTGTAGTTCATCAGAGAGtacatactggagagaaaccatataaatgtgatgtgtgtggaAAGGCCTTTAGTCAAAAAGCAAGGTGTACAGTTCATCAGAcccttcatactggagagaaaccatatacaTGTGAAGTATGTGGCCGTGGCTATACTCAAAAGTCAAAACTTGTAGTTCATGGGAGAATTCATACCGGAGAGAAGCCAtttaaatgtgatgtatgtggcaaggcctttagtGTAAATGCAAGGCTTGTAATTCATCGGAgacttcatactggagagaaaccatataaatgtgatgtgtgtggcaaggcctttagtGTAAATGCAAGGCTTGTAGTTCATCggagagttcatactggagagaaaccatataaatgtgatatgTGTGGAAAGGCCTTCAGTCGAAATTCAGGCCTTGTAGTTCATCagagagttcatactggagagaaaccatgtaaatgtgatgtatgtggaCAGGCCTTTGGTCAAAATTCAATCCTTTCAATTCAtaagagaattcatactggagagaaaccttacaaatgtaacAATTAG
- the LOC101902926 gene encoding zinc finger protein 665 isoform X1, producing the protein MDEEAQKRKEQESGMALSPAQLTFKDVFIDFTLKEWDSLDPAQRTLYKDVMVETLRNLLSVDVSQIRMIKKLQAKGNSGKEEIFQRVVFGRAESHEIEDFFLRKIQENMYDFECLWTDDERNDRGTSISHNNNLTDRRDHDSRSDAGNKPVERHGSSFQDQLQILESEGTVSECSQVVVNINSSASGLPPQRTRSVHKGNSHKHESGVIHPSELVPDQEAHKKNTYSCNECNITFLQDSELSRHQRIHTGRKAYKCNICCKAFNDKSTLIVHQRNHTGEKPYKCDVCGHCFKQHTHLQHHRRVHTGEKPYKCDVCGKAFSRKARRTVHQTLHTGEKPYTCEVCGRGYTRKSHLGIHWRVHTGEKPYKCDVCGKAFSVNERLVVHRRVHTGEKPYKCDVCGKAFSVNVRLVVHRRVHTGEKPYKCDVCGKAFSVNVRLVVHQRVHTGEKPYTCEVCGCGYTQKSIFLIHQRIHTEEKPYKCDVCGKAFSVNSRLVVHQRVHTGEKPYKCNVCGKAFSRKARCTVHQTLHTGEKPYTCEVCGRGYTRKSILVIHWRMHTGEKPYKCDVCGKAFSLNSRLVVHRRVHTGEKPYKCDLCGKAFSLNARLVVHRRVHTGEKPYKCDLCGKAFSLNSRLVVHRRVHTGEKPYKCDVCGKAFSLNSRLVVHQRVHTGEKPYKCDVCGKAFSQKARCTVHQTLHTGEKPYTCEVCGRGYTQKSKLVVHGRIHTGEKPFKCDVCGKAFSVNARLVIHRRLHTGEKPYKCDVCGKAFSVNARLVVHRRVHTGEKPYKCDMCGKAFSRNSGLVVHQRVHTGEKPCKCDVCGQAFGQNSILSIHKRIHTGEKPYKCNN; encoded by the coding sequence ATGTGTCTCAAATACGTATGATCAAGAAATTACAGGCAAAAGGAAACAGTGGTAAAGAAGAAATTTTTCAAAGAGTAGTGTTTGGAAGAGCTGAAAGCCATGAAATTGAAGATTTTTTCCTCAGAAAGATACAGGAAAATATGTATGATTTTGAGTGTCTGTGGACAGATGATGAAAGAAATGACAGAGGAACATCTATATCCCATAACAACAATCTCACCGATAGAAGAGATCATGATAGTAGAAGTGATGCAGGAAATAAGCCTGTTGAAAGGCATGGATCAAGCTTTCAGGATCAGTTGCAGATACTTGAATCTGAAGGGACAGTTTCTGAATGTAGTCAGGTTGTGGTGAATATCAACAGTAGCGCCTCAGGTTTACCACCTCAGAGAACTCGTAGTGTCCATAAAGGCAATTCTCATAAACATGAGAGTGGTGTTATACATCCCTCAGAACTGGTACCAGACCAGGAAGCACACAAGAAAAACACTTACAGTTGTAATGAGTGtaacataacttttcttcaggACTCAGAACTCTCTAGACATCAAAGAATCCATACAGGAAGAAAAGCATATAAATGTAACATATGTTGTAAGGCTTTTAATGATAAATCGACCCTTATAGTTCATCAGAGAAATCATACTGGAgaaaaaccatataaatgtgatgtatgtggccATTGCTTTAAACAGCATACACACCTTCAACATCATCGgcgagttcatactggagagaaaccatataaatgtgatgtgtgtggaAAGGCCTTTAGTCGAAAAGCAAGGCGTACAGTTCATCAGAcccttcatactggagagaaaccgtATACATGTGAAGTATGTGGCCGTGGCTATACTCGAAAGTCACACCTTGGAATTCATTggagagttcatactggagagaaaccatataaatgtgatgtatgtggcaaggcctttagtGTAAATGAAAGGCTTGTAGTTCATCggagagttcatactggagagaaaccatataaatgtgatgtgtgtggcaaggcctttagtGTAAATGTAAGGCTTGTAGTTCATCGGAGAGtacatactggagagaaaccatataaatgtgatgtgtgtggcaaggcctttagtGTAAATGTAAGGCTTGTAGTTCATCAGAGAGtacatactggagagaaaccgtATACATGTGAAGTATGTGGTTGTGGCTATACTCAAAAgtcaatatttttaattcatcagagaattcatactgaagagaaaccatataaatgtgatgtatgtggcaaggcctttagtGTAAATTCAAGGCTTGTAGTTCATCAGAGAGtacatactggagagaaaccatataaatgtaatGTGTGTGGAAAGGCCTTTAGTCGAAAAGCAAGGTGTACAGTTCATCAGAcccttcatactggagagaaaccatatacaTGTGAAGTATGCGGCCGTGGCTATACTCGAAAGTCAATACTTGTAATTCATTGGAGAATGCATAccggagagaaaccatataaatgtgatgtatgtggcaaggcctttagtCTAAATTCAAGGCTTGTAGTTCATCGGAGAGtacatactggagagaaaccatataaatgtgatctatgtggcaaggcctttagtCTAAATGCAAGACTTGTAGTTCATCggagagttcatactggagagaaaccatataaatgtgatctatgtggcaaggcctttagtCTAAATTCAAGGCTTGTAGTTCATCGGAGAGtacatactggagagaaaccatataaatgtgatgtatgtggcaaggcctttagtCTAAATTCAAGGCTTGTAGTTCATCAGAGAGtacatactggagagaaaccatataaatgtgatgtgtgtggaAAGGCCTTTAGTCAAAAAGCAAGGTGTACAGTTCATCAGAcccttcatactggagagaaaccatatacaTGTGAAGTATGTGGCCGTGGCTATACTCAAAAGTCAAAACTTGTAGTTCATGGGAGAATTCATACCGGAGAGAAGCCAtttaaatgtgatgtatgtggcaaggcctttagtGTAAATGCAAGGCTTGTAATTCATCGGAgacttcatactggagagaaaccatataaatgtgatgtgtgtggcaaggcctttagtGTAAATGCAAGGCTTGTAGTTCATCggagagttcatactggagagaaaccatataaatgtgatatgTGTGGAAAGGCCTTCAGTCGAAATTCAGGCCTTGTAGTTCATCagagagttcatactggagagaaaccatgtaaatgtgatgtatgtggaCAGGCCTTTGGTCAAAATTCAATCCTTTCAATTCAtaagagaattcatactggagagaaaccttacaaatgtaacAATTAG
- the LOC101902926 gene encoding zinc finger protein 665 isoform X3, translating into MIKKLQAKGNSGKEEIFQRVVFGRAESHEIEDFFLRKIQENMYDFECLWTDDERNDRGTSISHNNNLTDRRDHDSRSDAGNKPVERHGSSFQDQLQILESEGTVSECSQVVVNINSSASGLPPQRTRSVHKGNSHKHESGVIHPSELVPDQEAHKKNTYSCNECNITFLQDSELSRHQRIHTGRKAYKCNICCKAFNDKSTLIVHQRNHTGEKPYKCDVCGHCFKQHTHLQHHRRVHTGEKPYKCDVCGKAFSRKARRTVHQTLHTGEKPYTCEVCGRGYTRKSHLGIHWRVHTGEKPYKCDVCGKAFSVNERLVVHRRVHTGEKPYKCDVCGKAFSVNVRLVVHRRVHTGEKPYKCDVCGKAFSVNVRLVVHQRVHTGEKPYTCEVCGCGYTQKSIFLIHQRIHTEEKPYKCDVCGKAFSVNSRLVVHQRVHTGEKPYKCNVCGKAFSRKARCTVHQTLHTGEKPYTCEVCGRGYTRKSILVIHWRMHTGEKPYKCDVCGKAFSLNSRLVVHRRVHTGEKPYKCDLCGKAFSLNARLVVHRRVHTGEKPYKCDLCGKAFSLNSRLVVHRRVHTGEKPYKCDVCGKAFSLNSRLVVHQRVHTGEKPYKCDVCGKAFSQKARCTVHQTLHTGEKPYTCEVCGRGYTQKSKLVVHGRIHTGEKPFKCDVCGKAFSVNARLVIHRRLHTGEKPYKCDVCGKAFSVNARLVVHRRVHTGEKPYKCDMCGKAFSRNSGLVVHQRVHTGEKPCKCDVCGQAFGQNSILSIHKRIHTGEKPYKCNN; encoded by the coding sequence ATGATCAAGAAATTACAGGCAAAAGGAAACAGTGGTAAAGAAGAAATTTTTCAAAGAGTAGTGTTTGGAAGAGCTGAAAGCCATGAAATTGAAGATTTTTTCCTCAGAAAGATACAGGAAAATATGTATGATTTTGAGTGTCTGTGGACAGATGATGAAAGAAATGACAGAGGAACATCTATATCCCATAACAACAATCTCACCGATAGAAGAGATCATGATAGTAGAAGTGATGCAGGAAATAAGCCTGTTGAAAGGCATGGATCAAGCTTTCAGGATCAGTTGCAGATACTTGAATCTGAAGGGACAGTTTCTGAATGTAGTCAGGTTGTGGTGAATATCAACAGTAGCGCCTCAGGTTTACCACCTCAGAGAACTCGTAGTGTCCATAAAGGCAATTCTCATAAACATGAGAGTGGTGTTATACATCCCTCAGAACTGGTACCAGACCAGGAAGCACACAAGAAAAACACTTACAGTTGTAATGAGTGtaacataacttttcttcaggACTCAGAACTCTCTAGACATCAAAGAATCCATACAGGAAGAAAAGCATATAAATGTAACATATGTTGTAAGGCTTTTAATGATAAATCGACCCTTATAGTTCATCAGAGAAATCATACTGGAgaaaaaccatataaatgtgatgtatgtggccATTGCTTTAAACAGCATACACACCTTCAACATCATCGgcgagttcatactggagagaaaccatataaatgtgatgtgtgtggaAAGGCCTTTAGTCGAAAAGCAAGGCGTACAGTTCATCAGAcccttcatactggagagaaaccgtATACATGTGAAGTATGTGGCCGTGGCTATACTCGAAAGTCACACCTTGGAATTCATTggagagttcatactggagagaaaccatataaatgtgatgtatgtggcaaggcctttagtGTAAATGAAAGGCTTGTAGTTCATCggagagttcatactggagagaaaccatataaatgtgatgtgtgtggcaaggcctttagtGTAAATGTAAGGCTTGTAGTTCATCGGAGAGtacatactggagagaaaccatataaatgtgatgtgtgtggcaaggcctttagtGTAAATGTAAGGCTTGTAGTTCATCAGAGAGtacatactggagagaaaccgtATACATGTGAAGTATGTGGTTGTGGCTATACTCAAAAgtcaatatttttaattcatcagagaattcatactgaagagaaaccatataaatgtgatgtatgtggcaaggcctttagtGTAAATTCAAGGCTTGTAGTTCATCAGAGAGtacatactggagagaaaccatataaatgtaatGTGTGTGGAAAGGCCTTTAGTCGAAAAGCAAGGTGTACAGTTCATCAGAcccttcatactggagagaaaccatatacaTGTGAAGTATGCGGCCGTGGCTATACTCGAAAGTCAATACTTGTAATTCATTGGAGAATGCATAccggagagaaaccatataaatgtgatgtatgtggcaaggcctttagtCTAAATTCAAGGCTTGTAGTTCATCGGAGAGtacatactggagagaaaccatataaatgtgatctatgtggcaaggcctttagtCTAAATGCAAGACTTGTAGTTCATCggagagttcatactggagagaaaccatataaatgtgatctatgtggcaaggcctttagtCTAAATTCAAGGCTTGTAGTTCATCGGAGAGtacatactggagagaaaccatataaatgtgatgtatgtggcaaggcctttagtCTAAATTCAAGGCTTGTAGTTCATCAGAGAGtacatactggagagaaaccatataaatgtgatgtgtgtggaAAGGCCTTTAGTCAAAAAGCAAGGTGTACAGTTCATCAGAcccttcatactggagagaaaccatatacaTGTGAAGTATGTGGCCGTGGCTATACTCAAAAGTCAAAACTTGTAGTTCATGGGAGAATTCATACCGGAGAGAAGCCAtttaaatgtgatgtatgtggcaaggcctttagtGTAAATGCAAGGCTTGTAATTCATCGGAgacttcatactggagagaaaccatataaatgtgatgtgtgtggcaaggcctttagtGTAAATGCAAGGCTTGTAGTTCATCggagagttcatactggagagaaaccatataaatgtgatatgTGTGGAAAGGCCTTCAGTCGAAATTCAGGCCTTGTAGTTCATCagagagttcatactggagagaaaccatgtaaatgtgatgtatgtggaCAGGCCTTTGGTCAAAATTCAATCCTTTCAATTCAtaagagaattcatactggagagaaaccttacaaatgtaacAATTAG